From one Plantibacter flavus genomic stretch:
- a CDS encoding Pr6Pr family membrane protein, which translates to MSTTVHPTQVAPSAAVVTASRVVYLLIAVIIAISLVIQIVLVITGGADARSGGVDMSVDLATRFARIFSAFTILSNLIVLTVSVLLVIDPLRDGRLWRVARLDALLSIVITGIVYAVVLAPQVNLTGWALVITIGFHYLSPWLTLGAWLVFGPRPRFTWITVAWAFLWPLAWVVFTFIRGGITGWYPYPFLDATQLGFDGAVRNALMVLVVAIVFAVLLKLVDRVLPATLRR; encoded by the coding sequence GTGAGCACCACCGTCCATCCCACGCAGGTCGCGCCGTCCGCGGCCGTCGTCACCGCCAGCCGTGTGGTCTACCTCCTGATCGCCGTGATCATCGCGATCTCCCTTGTCATCCAGATCGTCCTCGTCATCACCGGCGGCGCCGACGCCCGCTCGGGTGGTGTGGACATGTCCGTCGACCTCGCGACCCGGTTCGCACGCATCTTCAGCGCGTTCACCATCCTCAGCAACCTCATCGTGCTCACCGTGTCCGTCCTGCTGGTGATCGACCCCCTGCGTGACGGCCGGCTGTGGCGGGTGGCGCGGCTCGACGCCCTGCTCAGCATCGTCATCACCGGCATCGTCTACGCGGTGGTCCTCGCGCCGCAGGTGAACCTCACGGGGTGGGCGCTCGTCATCACGATCGGGTTCCACTACCTCTCGCCGTGGCTCACGCTCGGTGCCTGGCTCGTGTTCGGTCCGCGTCCGCGCTTCACCTGGATCACCGTCGCCTGGGCGTTCCTCTGGCCGCTCGCCTGGGTGGTCTTCACCTTCATCCGTGGCGGCATCACCGGCTGGTACCCCTACCCCTTCCTCGATGCGACGCAGCTCGGCTTCGACGGTGCCGTCCGGAACGCGCTCATGGTGCTCGTCGTCGCGATCGTGTTCGCCGTGCTGCTCAAGCTCGTCGACCGGGTGCTGCCCGCCACGCTCCGCCGCTGA
- a CDS encoding YihY/virulence factor BrkB family protein, whose product MSEPTKQRQDRVEASQPDDPKDRHADDAEETMQPQRVPVPWGYVLKRTLHSFTSNQCTDLAAGLTYFAILSLFPAVLALVSILGLFGQSRNGTDALLEIVGNLAPGDSLGFLTDAVNQFVESPAIGFALIAGIAGAVWSASGYVGGFGRALNRMYGVEEGRKIWSLRPTQLGVTLVVLLVISVIALALIVSGPVAQAIGQAVGLGETGLTVWSIAKWPVMAAALVFVIAVLYSATPNIKPEKFRWISIGALTALLILLIASVGFGFYIANFSNYDATYGSLAGIIIFLLWIWIANLALLFGAQLDIEIQRGRQLASGVAAEQELQLPLRSDAAIKALADRDAKDALEGRRVRRAADRTD is encoded by the coding sequence GTGTCTGAACCCACCAAGCAGCGCCAGGACCGCGTCGAGGCGAGCCAGCCCGACGATCCGAAGGACCGTCACGCGGATGACGCCGAGGAGACGATGCAGCCGCAGCGCGTCCCCGTGCCCTGGGGCTACGTCCTGAAGCGGACGCTGCACTCCTTCACCTCGAACCAGTGCACCGACCTCGCGGCAGGGCTCACCTACTTCGCGATCCTGTCGCTGTTCCCGGCCGTCCTCGCGCTCGTCTCGATCCTCGGCCTCTTCGGACAGAGCCGCAACGGCACCGACGCCCTCCTCGAGATCGTCGGCAACCTCGCCCCGGGCGACAGCCTCGGCTTCCTGACCGACGCGGTGAACCAGTTCGTCGAGTCACCGGCGATCGGCTTCGCCCTCATCGCCGGTATCGCCGGCGCCGTGTGGTCGGCATCCGGCTACGTGGGCGGCTTCGGTCGCGCGCTCAACCGCATGTACGGGGTCGAGGAGGGACGCAAGATCTGGTCCCTGCGTCCGACGCAGCTCGGCGTGACCCTCGTCGTCCTCCTCGTCATCTCGGTGATCGCCCTCGCACTCATCGTGTCCGGCCCGGTCGCGCAGGCCATCGGACAGGCGGTCGGTCTCGGTGAGACGGGCCTCACGGTCTGGTCGATCGCGAAGTGGCCGGTCATGGCCGCAGCGCTCGTCTTCGTCATCGCCGTGCTGTACTCCGCGACGCCGAACATCAAGCCGGAGAAGTTCCGTTGGATCAGCATCGGGGCGCTCACCGCTCTCCTGATCCTGCTCATCGCCTCCGTCGGGTTCGGCTTCTACATCGCCAACTTCAGCAACTACGACGCCACCTACGGCTCGCTCGCCGGCATCATCATCTTCCTGCTGTGGATCTGGATCGCGAACCTCGCACTGCTGTTCGGTGCCCAGCTCGACATCGAGATCCAGCGTGGCCGCCAGCTCGCCTCGGGTGTCGCCGCGGAGCAGGAGCTGCAGCTGCCCCTGCGCTCGGACGCCGCGATCAAGGCGCTCGCCGACCGCGACGCGAAGGACGCCCTCGAGGGCCGTCGTGTCCGACGCGCGGCGGACCGCACGGACTGA
- a CDS encoding phage holin family protein produces MTDASSAADRRRSRRGLPPMKTLLNDLREDVVRLVTGEIALFKAEMTKKAKDLGIGAGMLVVALVLVLFGFGTLIAAAVLGLATVLPAWLAALIVGVVLILVAGILSLVGVKKLKAGAKPVPERSVEALTGDHLAEHQQHDSKHDTKEAAA; encoded by the coding sequence ATGACCGATGCCAGCAGCGCGGCCGACCGCAGACGGAGTCGCCGCGGACTTCCTCCCATGAAGACCCTCCTCAACGACCTCCGCGAGGACGTCGTCCGCCTGGTCACCGGCGAGATCGCCCTGTTCAAGGCGGAGATGACGAAGAAGGCCAAGGACCTCGGGATCGGCGCGGGAATGCTCGTCGTCGCCCTGGTGCTCGTGCTCTTCGGCTTCGGGACGCTCATCGCGGCCGCCGTCCTCGGACTCGCCACCGTACTCCCCGCCTGGCTCGCCGCCCTCATCGTCGGCGTCGTCCTCATCCTCGTCGCCGGGATCCTGTCGCTCGTCGGCGTCAAGAAGCTCAAGGCCGGCGCGAAGCCCGTTCCCGAGCGCAGTGTCGAAGCCCTCACCGGCGACCACCTCGCAGAGCACCAGCAGCACGACTCGAAGCACGACACCAAGGAGGCCGCAGCATGA
- a CDS encoding SDR family oxidoreductase yields the protein MITGGDSGIGKAVAIAYAREGADVVVSYLDEDEDAADTVRWVEEAGRSALRIGGDLTSPEHCREIVRATVARFGKVDILVSNAAYQMTRESLAEIPDEEWDHTLATNLSAFFHLSKAAVPHMAPGSSIIATSSVQADSPSPQLMPYAMTKAGLASMTASLAQLLGGDGIRVNAVAPGPIWTPLIPSTMPPETVESFGTDTPLGRPGQPAEVAPPYVLLASDEGSYISGAVIAVTGGKPIL from the coding sequence ATCATCACCGGCGGCGACAGCGGCATCGGGAAGGCCGTCGCGATCGCCTACGCCCGCGAAGGGGCGGACGTCGTCGTCAGCTACCTCGACGAGGACGAGGACGCCGCGGACACGGTGCGCTGGGTCGAGGAGGCCGGCCGGAGCGCGCTCCGCATCGGCGGTGACCTGACGAGCCCGGAGCACTGCCGCGAGATCGTCCGCGCGACGGTGGCGCGCTTCGGCAAGGTCGACATCCTCGTGAGCAACGCCGCGTACCAGATGACCCGGGAGAGCCTGGCCGAGATCCCGGACGAGGAGTGGGACCACACGCTCGCGACGAACCTCAGTGCGTTCTTCCACCTGAGCAAGGCGGCGGTCCCGCACATGGCTCCGGGATCCTCGATCATCGCGACGAGCTCGGTGCAAGCCGACTCGCCGTCGCCGCAGCTCATGCCGTACGCCATGACCAAGGCTGGGCTCGCGAGCATGACCGCTTCGCTCGCCCAGCTGCTCGGCGGCGACGGGATCCGCGTGAACGCGGTCGCCCCCGGCCCGATCTGGACACCCCTGATCCCGTCGACGATGCCGCCCGAGACGGTCGAGTCCTTCGGGACGGACACCCCGCTCGGGCGTCCGGGACAGCCCGCAGAGGTCGCACCGCCCTACGTGCTGCTCGCCTCGGACGAGGGGAGCTACATCTCGGGCGCCGTGATCGCGGTGACCGGCGGCAAGCCGATCCTCTGA
- a CDS encoding DUF3618 domain-containing protein — translation MSDQDLARPTPPEGAGLNTLQLDVEQTREHLAQTLDLLFQKFDVRTAVAYHLRTTAIVVASVAVVGAGVLLWRANRGHRV, via the coding sequence ATGAGCGACCAGGATCTCGCCCGCCCCACTCCCCCCGAGGGCGCCGGGCTGAACACCCTGCAGCTCGACGTCGAGCAGACGCGTGAGCACCTCGCACAGACGCTCGACCTCCTCTTCCAGAAGTTCGACGTCCGCACCGCCGTGGCCTACCACCTGCGCACCACCGCCATCGTCGTCGCCTCGGTGGCGGTCGTCGGCGCCGGCGTCCTGCTGTGGCGTGCGAACCGAGGGCACCGTGTCTGA
- a CDS encoding Dps family protein gives MATAEKTSKTESTTRSAPGGSGPKPTRRQNAEKGFVASKELDANMQAVLVDLIELSIQGKQAHWNVVGRNFRDTHLQLDEIIDAAREFSDTVAERMRALHAVPDGRSDIVAETTTLPEYPQGEIDTSETIDLITVRLEAVVGTMRRVHDEVDDEDPTSADILHAIIQQLEQFAWMISAENRTATRSR, from the coding sequence ATGGCAACAGCAGAGAAGACCAGCAAGACCGAGAGCACGACCCGATCGGCTCCCGGAGGATCCGGGCCGAAGCCCACCCGTCGGCAGAACGCCGAGAAGGGTTTCGTCGCGTCGAAGGAACTGGACGCCAACATGCAGGCCGTCCTCGTCGACCTCATCGAGCTGTCGATCCAGGGCAAGCAGGCGCACTGGAACGTCGTCGGACGCAACTTCCGCGACACGCACCTGCAGCTGGACGAGATCATCGACGCGGCCCGTGAGTTCAGCGACACCGTCGCCGAGCGCATGCGTGCCCTGCACGCCGTGCCGGACGGACGCAGCGACATCGTGGCCGAGACCACGACGTTGCCCGAGTACCCGCAGGGCGAGATCGACACCTCGGAAACGATCGATCTGATCACCGTCCGACTCGAGGCCGTCGTCGGCACCATGCGCCGCGTCCACGACGAGGTCGATGACGAGGACCCGACGAGCGCGGACATCCTCCACGCGATCATCCAGCAGCTGGAGCAGTTCGCCTGGATGATCAGCGCGGAGAACCGGACGGCGACCCGCAGTCGTTGA
- a CDS encoding alpha/beta hydrolase produces the protein MTTALRDVRSADWADAASSAPVVAVLLHGYGSNEHDLTGLVGPLALGTPWVSLRAPLQMGHGGAAWFEITTPGDPDPEPIARATDAVWGWIDEHVSAEARIVPIGFSQGGFMASQLLRTRPERVVAPVILAGFVLSAPQPGDEVLAATKPAVFWGRGLEDRVIAAPAVAWTAAWLPLHTTLTERTYPGLAHGIHQAEIDDVRGFLEAHTG, from the coding sequence ATGACCACCGCACTGCGCGACGTCCGTTCCGCCGACTGGGCCGACGCCGCGTCGTCCGCTCCGGTTGTCGCGGTGCTCCTCCACGGCTACGGCTCGAACGAGCACGACCTCACCGGCCTCGTCGGGCCCCTCGCGCTCGGCACGCCCTGGGTGTCGCTGCGCGCGCCGCTCCAGATGGGACACGGCGGGGCGGCCTGGTTCGAGATCACGACGCCGGGCGACCCGGACCCGGAGCCGATCGCCCGCGCAACGGACGCCGTCTGGGGCTGGATCGACGAACACGTGTCGGCTGAGGCGCGCATCGTGCCCATCGGTTTCTCGCAGGGCGGCTTCATGGCTTCGCAGCTGCTGCGCACCCGACCCGAGCGGGTCGTGGCGCCGGTGATCCTCGCCGGCTTCGTCCTGAGTGCACCACAGCCCGGCGACGAGGTGCTGGCGGCGACGAAGCCCGCGGTGTTCTGGGGACGGGGTCTCGAGGACCGGGTCATCGCCGCGCCGGCCGTCGCGTGGACCGCCGCCTGGTTGCCGCTGCACACGACGCTCACCGAGCGCACCTATCCGGGGCTCGCCCACGGGATCCACCAGGCCGAGATCGACGACGTCCGCGGGTTCCTCGAGGCGCACACCGGCTGA
- a CDS encoding Lrp/AsnC family transcriptional regulator, translated as MDELDTAILRELQRDARRTNRDIAAAVGVSPTTALDRTRSLYRRGVIRGARLDVDLPSLGRSVQALIAIRIRPPSRVNIDAFRSWAITLPETIGVFVVSGNEDFLLQVAVTDNDALYAFVIDKLTEREEVADVRTSVVYEHVRPQVVMPAEPET; from the coding sequence ATGGACGAACTTGATACGGCGATCCTGCGCGAACTGCAACGTGATGCCCGGCGCACCAACCGCGACATCGCGGCCGCGGTCGGCGTCTCCCCCACCACCGCACTCGACCGGACACGCAGCCTGTACCGCCGCGGCGTCATCCGCGGCGCGCGACTCGACGTCGATCTGCCGTCGCTCGGTCGCTCCGTCCAAGCACTCATCGCGATCCGGATCCGGCCGCCGTCGCGCGTCAACATCGACGCGTTCCGCAGCTGGGCGATCACCCTCCCCGAGACCATCGGCGTCTTCGTCGTCTCAGGGAACGAGGACTTCCTGCTCCAGGTCGCCGTCACCGACAACGACGCGCTCTACGCCTTCGTCATCGACAAGCTCACGGAGCGCGAGGAGGTCGCGGACGTCCGGACGAGCGTCGTCTACGAGCACGTGCGACCGCAGGTGGTGATGCCTGCGGAACCCGAGACCTGA
- a CDS encoding glycoside hydrolase family 15 protein, translating into MTAAGEDLRSYAPIGDGRTVALIGLRGQVDWLPIPDLGSMPVFARLLDDDSGGCIELEPVGEYTVTRRYVSGTNVLRTTFTTEHGRATITDALVTGIAGRLPWAELARRIDGVSGSVEFTWRVRPGTALGTASPWIEDSTRGPIIRSGATTIAVVGDEYGPNEVEVDGSMPTELSGRFTTSEDSRHLLIVVATHGEPIHLPVPANVDVGIDRTIDNWRAWSRAFSYEGPWANQVQRSALALKLLIFSPTGAIAAAATTSLPENPRGAKNWDYRFAWVRDLAYTAHALVRFGLREETHAAVSWLLRTIRENGPELHIFYGLEGGVPDGVVEHDVAGWRGIGPVVSGNPAQGQLQLGVYGDLFAICRTYVDAGNVLDVETGRLLAEVADRTCNLWRNRDAGMWELPQEEHYVSSKMGCWQALGDAVHLAELGQVAGSADRWRAEQTRIREWIDEHGWNEERGAYVMFPGSDDLDASVLLHAMSGFDRGDRMSSTIDALTDELGEGALLYRYSGVQQEEYTFVACAFWRASALACVGRHDEAIAAMDELVGLTNDVGILAEMIDPADGAHWGNLPQALSHLALINAALTIKELTGEE; encoded by the coding sequence ATGACCGCAGCTGGCGAGGATCTCCGTTCGTACGCACCGATCGGGGACGGCCGCACCGTCGCCCTCATCGGACTCCGTGGCCAGGTCGACTGGCTGCCGATCCCGGACCTCGGGTCCATGCCGGTGTTCGCCCGGCTGCTCGACGACGACTCCGGCGGATGCATCGAGCTCGAGCCGGTCGGCGAGTACACCGTCACGAGGCGCTACGTGTCCGGCACCAATGTGCTGCGCACGACCTTCACGACCGAGCACGGGCGCGCGACGATCACGGACGCACTCGTCACGGGTATCGCGGGCCGCCTGCCCTGGGCCGAACTCGCGCGCCGGATCGACGGCGTCTCAGGCAGCGTCGAGTTCACCTGGCGCGTCCGTCCCGGGACGGCGCTCGGGACGGCCTCGCCGTGGATCGAGGACAGCACACGGGGCCCCATCATCCGGTCGGGCGCGACGACGATCGCGGTGGTCGGCGACGAGTACGGGCCGAACGAGGTCGAGGTCGATGGATCGATGCCGACGGAGCTCTCGGGCCGGTTCACGACCAGCGAGGACTCCCGGCATCTCCTGATCGTCGTCGCCACCCACGGCGAGCCGATCCATCTGCCCGTGCCTGCCAACGTCGACGTGGGCATCGACCGCACGATCGACAACTGGCGGGCCTGGTCCCGGGCGTTCTCCTACGAGGGACCGTGGGCGAATCAGGTGCAGCGCAGCGCGCTCGCCCTGAAACTGCTCATCTTCAGCCCCACCGGGGCCATCGCCGCCGCCGCCACGACGTCACTGCCGGAGAACCCGCGCGGGGCCAAGAACTGGGACTACCGCTTCGCCTGGGTGCGGGACCTCGCGTACACCGCGCATGCGCTCGTCCGCTTCGGTCTCCGCGAGGAGACGCACGCCGCCGTGTCGTGGCTGCTGCGCACCATCCGCGAGAACGGGCCGGAGCTGCACATCTTCTACGGACTCGAGGGCGGTGTGCCCGACGGGGTCGTCGAGCACGACGTCGCCGGCTGGCGCGGCATCGGACCGGTGGTGAGTGGGAACCCCGCCCAGGGGCAATTGCAGCTCGGCGTCTACGGCGACCTCTTCGCGATCTGCCGCACCTACGTCGACGCCGGCAACGTCCTCGACGTGGAGACCGGTCGTCTCCTCGCCGAGGTCGCCGACCGCACCTGCAACCTGTGGCGGAATCGCGACGCAGGCATGTGGGAGCTGCCCCAGGAGGAGCACTACGTCTCGTCCAAGATGGGCTGCTGGCAGGCCCTCGGCGATGCGGTGCACCTGGCGGAGCTCGGGCAGGTCGCCGGCAGTGCCGATCGCTGGCGCGCCGAGCAGACCCGGATCCGCGAGTGGATCGACGAGCACGGGTGGAACGAGGAACGCGGGGCGTACGTGATGTTCCCCGGGAGCGACGATCTCGACGCCTCGGTGCTGCTGCATGCGATGAGCGGATTCGACCGTGGTGACCGCATGTCGTCGACGATCGACGCGCTCACGGACGAACTCGGCGAGGGGGCCCTGCTCTACCGGTACTCGGGCGTGCAGCAGGAGGAGTACACCTTCGTCGCCTGCGCGTTCTGGCGGGCCTCCGCGCTCGCGTGCGTCGGCCGTCACGACGAGGCGATCGCGGCCATGGACGAACTCGTCGGCCTGACCAACGACGTCGGGATCCTCGCCGAGATGATCGATCCCGCCGACGGTGCGCACTGGGGCAACCTGCCGCAGGCGTTGAGTCACCTCGCGCTCATCAACGCGGCCCTCACGATCAAGGAGCTCACCGGGGAGGAGTGA
- a CDS encoding SRPBCC family protein, which translates to MPVVESRCTVPVPPDVAFAISQTTGETRMRWDPFIRRQHFLDGAKEAAKGVRTFTVQRFGFRMVSEYVSYHPPTNVGMKMTKGSWFFERLAGGWRFSPVDGDDQRTLAVWRYNFTCKPRWLAPIAERIGAIVLQRDIDRRIRGFARGCEDPVVLAAVAAAN; encoded by the coding sequence ATGCCCGTCGTCGAATCCCGCTGCACCGTGCCCGTCCCGCCCGATGTCGCGTTCGCGATCTCCCAGACGACGGGCGAAACCCGGATGCGCTGGGACCCGTTCATCCGGCGGCAGCACTTCCTCGACGGCGCGAAGGAGGCCGCCAAGGGCGTCCGCACCTTCACGGTCCAGCGGTTCGGGTTCCGGATGGTCAGCGAATACGTCTCGTACCACCCGCCGACCAACGTCGGCATGAAGATGACGAAGGGCTCATGGTTCTTCGAACGGCTCGCCGGCGGCTGGCGCTTCAGCCCGGTGGACGGCGACGACCAGCGCACCCTCGCCGTCTGGCGCTACAACTTCACGTGCAAGCCGCGGTGGCTGGCACCGATCGCCGAGCGCATCGGTGCGATCGTCCTGCAGCGCGACATCGACCGCCGGATCCGAGGCTTCGCGCGCGGCTGCGAGGACCCCGTGGTGCTCGCCGCGGTCGCTGCAGCGAACTGA
- a CDS encoding SDR family oxidoreductase — MADDQYTFTDPAKLYAHISAEKQHQPEPGLDAKLDPKADLGEESYRGTGRLTGRKALITGGDSGIGAATAIAFAREGASVALSYLPEEEEDAQRIAGIVRDAGVTVLTLPGDLRDPSYCRDLVAQTVESLGGLDILVNNGGKQMFNEDLTTLTDEQFDDTFKTNVYAMFWLSKAALPHLPAGSSIINTTSIQAYSPSDILVDYASTKATINAFTKALAQQLAPKGIRVNAVAPGPIWTPLQVSDGQPQDKIAEFGEDTPLGRMGQPAELAPAYVFLASAESSYVLGETLNVNGGMPTP; from the coding sequence ATGGCCGACGACCAGTACACCTTCACCGACCCGGCGAAGCTCTACGCCCACATCTCCGCGGAGAAGCAGCACCAGCCCGAGCCCGGCCTCGACGCGAAGCTCGACCCGAAGGCCGACCTCGGCGAGGAGAGCTACCGCGGCACCGGCCGGCTCACCGGCCGCAAGGCGCTCATCACCGGTGGCGATTCCGGCATCGGGGCCGCCACCGCGATCGCCTTCGCCCGCGAAGGTGCCTCCGTGGCCCTGTCCTACCTCCCGGAGGAGGAAGAGGACGCGCAGCGCATCGCCGGCATCGTCCGCGACGCCGGCGTCACCGTCCTCACCCTGCCGGGCGACCTGCGCGACCCGTCCTACTGCCGCGACCTCGTCGCGCAGACGGTCGAGAGCCTCGGAGGACTCGACATCCTCGTGAACAACGGCGGCAAGCAGATGTTCAACGAGGACCTCACCACCCTCACGGACGAGCAGTTCGACGACACCTTCAAGACCAACGTCTACGCGATGTTCTGGCTCTCGAAGGCCGCCCTCCCGCACCTGCCGGCCGGCTCGTCGATCATCAACACGACCTCGATCCAGGCGTACTCGCCGTCGGACATCCTCGTTGACTACGCGTCGACCAAGGCGACCATCAACGCCTTCACGAAGGCGCTGGCGCAGCAGCTCGCACCCAAGGGCATCCGCGTCAACGCGGTCGCGCCCGGCCCGATCTGGACGCCGCTCCAGGTGTCGGACGGTCAGCCGCAGGACAAGATCGCCGAGTTCGGCGAGGACACCCCGCTCGGCCGCATGGGCCAGCCTGCCGAGCTCGCGCCCGCCTACGTGTTCCTCGCGTCGGCGGAGTCGAGCTACGTGCTCGGTGAGACCCTGAACGTCAACGGCGGTATGCCCACGCCGTAA
- a CDS encoding DUF2000 domain-containing protein, which yields MTEEQFVGFAPEEIDTAAPTRSARLKWVVVVQQDLPAGRAVNAAACVAAAIGAGVQGLLGPDAVDADGSAHPGLPWAGCSVLSAPAAQLAAIRAKAAGSDGVLVVDMPEAAQLTRVYDEYLEVVGDTVSDALNPLAVALVGPRNRVDRIVGRLPLLA from the coding sequence ATGACGGAAGAACAATTCGTCGGCTTCGCGCCGGAGGAGATCGACACGGCGGCGCCCACGCGGTCCGCCCGGCTGAAGTGGGTCGTCGTCGTGCAACAGGATCTTCCGGCCGGTCGTGCCGTGAACGCGGCGGCCTGCGTCGCAGCGGCGATCGGAGCCGGGGTGCAGGGACTCCTCGGACCGGACGCCGTCGACGCCGACGGCTCGGCTCATCCCGGACTGCCGTGGGCCGGGTGCAGTGTGTTGTCCGCTCCGGCTGCGCAACTGGCGGCGATCCGGGCCAAGGCGGCGGGGTCGGACGGCGTGCTCGTCGTCGACATGCCGGAGGCGGCCCAGCTCACCCGGGTCTACGACGAGTACCTCGAGGTGGTTGGGGACACCGTGTCGGATGCACTCAACCCGCTGGCCGTCGCCCTGGTCGGGCCGCGCAACCGGGTGGACCGGATCGTCGGGCGACTGCCGCTGTTGGCCTGA
- a CDS encoding YqjF family protein — translation MIGEPRPIASSAPALSGPVVAAQEWRDLAFVHWRVPANAVAPLLPRGVVPDVFDGSTWVGLIAFQLGDARIGPLPPSPIGGSFTEVNVRLYGVDAQGRRGVVFRSLEASSLPAVLAARAMFGLPYRWARTAQRPTDDGWEYASRRITTSPTTRGPGFQLGVDVDRTTTVVDELSQFLTARWGLFQNRFGRTQWLPNEHEPWVLHPARVTSLRDELCAAAGLPGVVEHEPDSVLFSPGVTARFGIGSFLAR, via the coding sequence ATGATCGGCGAGCCCAGGCCGATCGCCTCGAGCGCACCGGCACTGTCCGGCCCGGTCGTCGCGGCGCAGGAATGGAGGGACCTGGCGTTCGTGCACTGGCGCGTCCCGGCGAACGCCGTCGCGCCACTGCTCCCACGAGGGGTGGTCCCCGACGTCTTCGACGGTTCCACCTGGGTCGGACTCATCGCCTTCCAGTTGGGCGACGCCCGCATCGGTCCGCTACCACCGTCGCCCATCGGCGGATCCTTCACCGAGGTGAACGTCCGGCTGTACGGGGTCGACGCCCAGGGGCGTCGCGGCGTCGTGTTCCGGTCACTCGAGGCGTCGAGCCTGCCGGCGGTCCTCGCGGCTCGCGCGATGTTCGGTCTGCCCTACCGGTGGGCGCGGACCGCGCAACGGCCGACGGACGACGGCTGGGAGTACGCGTCGCGGCGGATTACCACGTCGCCGACGACACGGGGTCCGGGCTTCCAGCTCGGCGTCGATGTCGACCGGACGACGACCGTCGTCGACGAGCTGTCACAGTTCCTGACGGCGCGGTGGGGGCTCTTCCAGAACCGCTTCGGTCGGACGCAGTGGTTGCCGAACGAGCACGAACCCTGGGTCCTGCACCCGGCTCGCGTCACGTCGTTGCGCGACGAGCTCTGCGCGGCGGCGGGCCTCCCGGGTGTCGTCGAGCACGAGCCCGACTCGGTGCTCTTCAGCCCCGGCGTGACCGCCCGGTTCGGGATCGGCTCCTTCCTCGCCCGCTAG
- a CDS encoding VOC family protein, with translation MSAVLDERLLAPETSMGAVTLRVGDLDLMSGYYANAFAMEPLEERSRAREVHRVLGRGDTPLVRLVHTPDLPAVDRRQAGLFHTAFLFEDESSLSATVYRAAQDPRGQFVGSSDHFVSEAFYFTDPEGNGVELYTDRPRSGWVRSGDQIAMTTTYLDPNAYLQRHLTEEALGAGPSLAGAVGHVHLQVGNLQTARAFYVDALGFETTQTEYPGAIFASAGGYHHHIAMNVWNSQGAGPRAAALGLGDVSITVPDLANLDTLAARLRARTIPFDADGRSVTVSDPWGTRVSVALPDLSTEELLSR, from the coding sequence ATGTCCGCTGTGCTCGACGAGCGTCTGCTCGCCCCGGAGACGTCGATGGGCGCGGTCACGCTCCGCGTCGGCGACCTCGACCTCATGTCCGGCTACTACGCCAACGCCTTCGCGATGGAGCCGCTCGAGGAGCGCAGCCGTGCCCGCGAGGTGCACCGGGTGCTCGGTCGTGGCGACACCCCGCTCGTGCGACTCGTGCACACGCCGGACCTGCCGGCCGTCGACCGGCGGCAGGCCGGCCTGTTCCACACGGCGTTCCTGTTCGAGGACGAATCGAGTCTCTCGGCGACGGTCTATCGGGCCGCGCAGGATCCCCGCGGACAGTTCGTCGGGTCGAGCGACCACTTCGTGAGCGAGGCGTTCTACTTCACCGACCCGGAGGGGAACGGCGTGGAGCTGTACACGGACCGCCCGCGCAGCGGCTGGGTGCGCTCAGGCGACCAGATCGCCATGACCACCACGTACCTCGACCCGAACGCCTACCTGCAGCGGCACCTCACGGAGGAGGCCCTCGGCGCCGGGCCGTCGTTGGCCGGTGCCGTCGGGCACGTGCACCTGCAGGTCGGCAACCTCCAGACCGCCAGGGCCTTCTACGTCGACGCGCTCGGATTCGAGACGACGCAGACCGAGTACCCCGGCGCGATCTTCGCCTCCGCCGGCGGGTACCACCACCACATCGCGATGAACGTCTGGAACAGCCAGGGCGCCGGTCCCCGCGCGGCCGCCCTCGGCCTCGGCGACGTGTCGATCACCGTCCCCGACCTCGCGAACCTCGATACGCTGGCCGCGAGGCTGCGCGCCCGCACGATCCCCTTCGACGCGGACGGTCGTTCCGTGACCGTCTCCGACCCGTGGGGGACCCGCGTGTCCGTGGCCCTACCCGACCTGTCGACCGAGGAGCTGCTGTCCCGATGA